From Melospiza melodia melodia isolate bMelMel2 chromosome 19, bMelMel2.pri, whole genome shotgun sequence, one genomic window encodes:
- the GDF5 gene encoding growth/differentiation factor 5: MKILHFLTLLLWHLTWLSLDLVPGALSNSEAGQGNPGSKLGFLKAEGKERNPSARAGTLRTASHGYSAGTSKARTKSSAVQAGALLAKNDDSKKVPSRTAATEGKVGHLPSRPSGVRTVTPKVQNLSSKVALKKTGTSSTDSDSLKTKKTKEPVTQREAKETFRHPPITPHEYMLSLYRTLSDAERKGVNGSVKLEAGLANTITSFIDKGQDERAPTIRKQKYIFDISALEKDGLLGAELRILRKKPSDTWKSHSSGKTSQVKLFSCSTNRQASTLLDSRTVSITDTPKWEVFDIWKLFRNFKNLVNLCFELETFDRGRAVDLRSVGFNRTGRQVNEKALFLVFGRTKKRDLFFNEIKARSGQDDKTVYEYLFNQRRKRRAPLATRQGKRPTKNLKARCSRKALHVNFKDMGWDDWIIAPLEYEAYHCEGLCEFPLRSHLEPTNHAVIQTLMNSMDPESTPPTCCVPTRLSPISILFIDSANNVVYKQYEDMVVESCGCR, encoded by the exons aTGAAAATCCTGCATTTTCTCACTTTACTGCTTTGGCATTTGACTTGGCTGTCTCTGGATCTAGTTCCTGGAGCGCTGAGTAATTCTGAAGCAGGCCAGGGTAATCCAGGATCTAAACTAGGTTTTTTGAAAGcagaaggaaaggagaggaatCCCTCTGCACGGGCAGGTACATTGAGGACTGCAAGCCATGGATACAGTGCTGGGACCTCAAAGGCCAGGACTAAAAGCAGTGCTGTGcaggctggagctctgctggCCAAGAACGATGACTCAAAGAAGGTTCCCTCGAGAACAGCAGCCACGGAGGGCAAGGTAGGACATCTCCCCAGCAGACCTTCTGGAGTAAGGACAGTCACTCCAAAGGTTCAAAATCTTAGCAGCAAGGTGGCTTTGAAAAAAACTGGCACAAGCAGTACTGACAGTGATTCTCTCAAAACCAAAAAGACTAAAGAGCCTGTAACCCAGAGGGAAGCTAAGGAAACTTTCCGACATCCCCCGATAACGCCACATGAATACATGCTCTCTTTGTACAGGACTCTCTCAGATGCAGAAAGAAAGGGTGTTAATGGAAGTGTAAAACTGGAGGCTGGACTTGCCAATACAATAACCAGCTTTATAGACAAAGGACAAG ATGAGCGAGCACCAActataagaaaacaaaaatatatttttgacaTCAGTGCCTTAGAAAAAGACGGTTTGCTGGGAGCAGAGCTTCGAATATTGAGAAAAAAACCTTCTGATACCTGGAAGTCTCATTCTTCTGGAAAAACTTCCCAAGTAAAATTATTTAGTTGCTCTACAAACAGACAAGCCTCAACACTCTTGGACTCTCGGACTGTCAGCATCACCGATACACCCAAGTGGGAAGTGTTTGACATCTGGAAACTTTTCAGAAACTTTAAAAACTTGGTTAACTTGTGTTTTGAACTGGAAACTTTTGACAGGGGGAGAGCTGTTGATCTCAGGAGTGTGGGATTTAATAGAACAGGAAGACAGGTCAATGAAAAGGCTCTgttcttggtgtttgggaggacGAAAAAAAGAGATTTATTCTTCAATGAAATCAAAGCTAGATCCGGCCAAGATGACAAAACTGTTTATGAGTACTTATTCAACCAGAGGCGGAAGAGAAGAGCTCCTCTAGCAACACGGCAAGGCAAGAGGCCCACCAAGAATCTGAAGGCGAGGTGTAGCAGAAAAGCCCTCCACGTGAATTTTAAGGATATGGGCTGGGATGACTGGATAATTGCCCCCCTGGAGTATGAGGCGTATCACTGCGAAGGGCTCTGTGAATTCCCGCTCCGCTCCCACCTGGAGCCCACCAACCACGCAGTCATCCAGACTTTAATGAACTCCATGGACCCCGAGTCCACGCCCCCGACTTGCTGCGTCCCAACCCGGCTGAGCCCCATCAGCATCCTTTTCATTGACTCTGCAAACAACGTGGTCTACAAGCAGTACGAGGACATGGTGGTGGAGTCCTGTGGCTGCAGGTAG